Sequence from the Brevundimonas diminuta genome:
CAGCCCGCAGTTGGTGACAATGTCCTCCGTCACGTCTGGCCCATAGAGGGCGCGGAGTTGTGACGGGCTCTGGATCACCGGGAGCAGACGCAGCCCGTATCCCGCCACCCAGGCGAAAGCGTGCGCCAGCACCGGCGCGCGGCCTAGACGGGCGAACTCGTCCAGCAGCACCAAGGTCTGAGGATCGCCAGCATCAGGCAGGGCGCGGCTGTTCAGGTCGACCAGCTGCTGGAACAGGAGGGCGTAAAGCGGCGCGACCCGGTCCATGTTCTCCGGGGAGGCCGTCAGATACCTGGAAAAGACCTGCGCAAAGCTAAGGGTAAGAACCCGGATCGAAGCGGTCGCCGTGGCGGTTCGCGCAGGCCTCATCGACCCAGACGACGAATAAGGGCGAGAAAAGGGGGCGGGCCTGGAACTTCTGTACGGAAGCCGGGTGTTTCAGCGCTGATCGCCGCCGACGCCTTCGCGTCCCCTGGCTCTCGATCAACGCCTATCCGTTCCGGAACCCGCCGCCATACAGTCTAGGGTCAGCTCCCCGGTCGAGTCGATCCTCTCGCGCGAGCGGCATGCGGTCAGGTCTGGCGGATTGAAGCTGCTAGACTGTGCGGAGCGATTGCGAGCGACAGGTGACCTGATGTCCTACCCTTCTTTCACGAGCGCAGAGGCGACGGTTGATCGCTTTCTGGAGATCCTGTCGGAACACGGCGTGGATCTGGCGGGCGCGTCGCAGGATGAGGCGCTGCAGATGACGAACGTCATCGAGATGTGGCGAAATCCTGCTCTGAGGCCGCTGGATCCGCGGCCTGTACTGCGCGCGGCGATGGGTTTCGTCGATCTCGCCGGCAAAGTGGTGAGAGTCGCCGAACACAAGGATTTCGGGGAGCTGATCCCCCATCTGAAGATGCTGGCGAAGACGACCGTGCTGCAGAATGCCGCCAGCCCGGTGACCGATGACGCCGGCAACAAGGTCATCGAGCTCTATGTCGCCGCCCTGGCCATGACGTTTGCTGACGAGGTGAAGCTGGATCACCCCTCGTCCTCGAAGGGCGACAATCCGGACGTTATGTTGACCTTCCGCTCCAGGCGTTGGGCTCTGGCCCTGAAGACCCTGCACAGCCGAAGCGCCCGAACGATTTACGACAACATCAAGAAGGCCTCCGATCAGATCGAGGCGTGCGAGGCGGACCATGGGCTGGTGGTCCTGAACGTAAAGAACCTGCTCGACTACGATGCCCTGTGGCCCGCGCCTGCGACGGCATTTCCCGAAGCAGCGGTCATCTCCGACTATTTCCGGCAGGTCGAGGGCATCATCGCGCCGCTCGCCGAGATTACGAACGAGGACTGGCTCGCCGCGCTTGGGCCGGATCGAAAAGCGGCGTTGCCGGTGATGTTCATTGGCCAAGCGGCCGCGTTCGCTCAACCGACGTACGGCGGCGGGCCTCATCCCATGGCGATCAAAGGCATGGTGTCGCACATGGTCCCGGCCGGCGACCCTGTGGGGGCGATGAGATTGGCGAAGGCGCTCAACGATGCCGCCCAGCAGTTCACCTGACCGGGACAACCACGACCGTCTGAAATGGTGGAGGCCGAGCGTCGCACCTATGCGTGAGGACCGTCGCATTGCGCATGGTTTCCGAGCGCCTCGATTACCCGGCAATCGGAGATCCGCCCACCCGAACAACTCGCCGCCTGAATCCGGGCGAGCTCGGCGTGGAGCGTCTGAAGCCCGGCAATGCGAGTCTCAACCGCCGCAAGCTGGCGCTCGGCGATCCGGTTGACCTCCGTGCAGGGGTGGTCGGGTTCGTCGGACAGCGCCAGCAGGGCGCGGATGTCGTCGATCTCGAAACCCAGCTGTCGCGCGTGACGAATAAAAGCGAGCCGCCGCGTCGCCGCCCCGTCGTAGAGGCGCCGATCGCTTGCCGTGCGGGGCGCTTCCTTCATCAGGCCAATCTGCTCGTAGAACCGGATCGTCGGAACCTTCACGCCGGTCTCGGCTGAGAGGCGACCGATCGTCCGGAGCGGGGGAGGGGATGGGTCTCTGGCCATTCGCGAAATATAGGGCTTGATCCTCTAGTGGCTAGAGGATGCATGAAGGTCGCATGACGACGCCCGCCCCGACAGAATCCTGCGCCCCGTCACGAGGCTGCTGCGGCCATCAGGTCCGGTTCGACGGGGCCTCGCCCGCCTATCGGCGTGTGCTGGTGGCCGTCATCGCCCTTAATTTAGGTGGGTTCTTCGCGGTCGCCGCCGGTGGTCTCATGCAGGGCTCGGCGGCTCTCGCCGCCAACGCCATGGACTTCCTGGCCGACAGCGCCACCTACGCTATCAGCC
This genomic interval carries:
- a CDS encoding MerR family transcriptional regulator, coding for MKVPTIRFYEQIGLMKEAPRTASDRRLYDGAATRRLAFIRHARQLGFEIDDIRALLALSDEPDHPCTEVNRIAERQLAAVETRIAGLQTLHAELARIQAASCSGGRISDCRVIEALGNHAQCDGPHA